In a genomic window of Streptomyces noursei ATCC 11455:
- a CDS encoding transposase family protein, protein MSWNITTGLDTEQLDGLVARVHQELVQDPDPPVMPGRMWALGLYKSVVLVLFLLRQNPVQEVAAELFGISQATVSRRWTALLPMVEKVLATHVPDPTEASAGRIVLVDGTLVTTWDWSSEGTTMFSGKHRDTGFNLQTAATLAGDLLAVSAPVPGSRHDMHAWRQSHFPEAFAEREGIGDLGYAGSRLFTPRRKPPGQERSAGDKRANRSVNTLRAAVERAIAHLKNWKILATRYRGPLTRFPDIVKTVTALTFYTRGW, encoded by the coding sequence TTGAGCTGGAACATTACGACAGGACTGGACACCGAGCAACTTGACGGGCTGGTCGCACGAGTTCACCAAGAGCTCGTGCAGGATCCGGATCCGCCGGTGATGCCGGGGCGGATGTGGGCGCTGGGCCTGTACAAGTCGGTGGTGTTGGTGCTGTTCCTGCTGCGGCAGAACCCAGTCCAGGAGGTGGCCGCCGAGTTGTTCGGGATCTCCCAGGCCACCGTCTCCAGGCGATGGACGGCCCTGCTGCCGATGGTGGAGAAGGTCCTGGCCACGCACGTTCCCGATCCCACCGAGGCCTCTGCCGGCCGGATCGTACTCGTGGATGGCACCTTGGTCACGACGTGGGACTGGTCCAGCGAGGGCACCACGATGTTCTCCGGCAAGCACCGCGACACCGGCTTCAACCTGCAGACCGCCGCCACTCTCGCCGGCGACCTGCTCGCGGTCTCCGCGCCGGTGCCCGGCAGCCGGCACGACATGCACGCCTGGCGCCAGTCCCACTTCCCCGAGGCCTTCGCCGAACGCGAGGGCATAGGCGACCTGGGCTACGCCGGCTCCCGACTGTTCACCCCCAGGCGCAAGCCGCCCGGCCAGGAACGATCCGCCGGAGACAAGAGAGCCAACCGCTCCGTCAACACGCTCCGAGCCGCAGTCGAACGGGCCATCGCGCACCTGAAGAACTGGAAGATTCTCGCCACCCGCTACCGCGGCCCCCTCACCCGCTTCCCCGACATCGTCAAGACCGTCACCGCCCTCACCTTCTACACAAGAGGCTGGTGA
- a CDS encoding transposase translates to MKNYPPQFKVDAVALYQSRPGATIRQVAADLGINPETLRNWVRAAGASRPRGRRAEVPTEPPTPLEAENAALRKKVRELEEEREILRKAAKYFAGETRW, encoded by the coding sequence ATGAAGAACTATCCGCCGCAGTTCAAGGTGGACGCGGTCGCGTTGTACCAGTCGCGGCCCGGGGCGACGATCCGGCAGGTCGCTGCCGATCTGGGGATCAATCCCGAGACCTTGCGGAACTGGGTCCGGGCAGCTGGCGCGAGCCGGCCGCGGGGGCGGCGGGCGGAGGTGCCGACCGAGCCGCCGACGCCGTTGGAGGCGGAGAACGCCGCTCTGCGGAAGAAGGTCCGCGAGTTGGAGGAGGAACGCGAGATCCTGCGCAAGGCGGCGAAGTATTTCGCCGGGGAGACGCGCTGGTGA
- a CDS encoding IS5 family transposase — translation MKREPYLSDLSDEQWALIEPMITAWKQDRVARSATGDPGSCDLREVVNAIFYQNRTGCQWRLLPHDFPAWSAVLYYFGLWREDGLDQRVQELLRCQVRERARRLEDPSLVILDTQSVRAAAGVPKSTTGLDANKKVSGRKRGLAVDVLGLVVGVVVLAASAHDNTAGIALLDQAAERCGNRLEKALVDQGFKDQVVIHGALMDIDVEVVRRNPEDQSKGFVPQPKRWIVEQVNGTLMLHRRLAREYDHRPDTSASRVYWVSIANMTRRLTTPSPTWRDALELAA, via the coding sequence GTGAAGAGAGAGCCGTACCTCAGCGACTTATCGGACGAGCAGTGGGCGTTGATCGAGCCGATGATCACGGCCTGGAAGCAGGACCGGGTGGCCCGGTCGGCGACCGGGGATCCCGGGTCCTGCGACCTGCGGGAGGTCGTGAACGCGATCTTCTACCAGAACCGGACGGGCTGCCAGTGGCGCCTCCTTCCGCATGATTTCCCGGCCTGGTCAGCGGTGTTGTACTACTTCGGCCTGTGGCGCGAGGACGGGCTCGATCAGCGGGTTCAGGAACTCCTGCGCTGCCAGGTGCGGGAGAGAGCCCGGCGATTAGAGGACCCGTCCCTCGTGATCCTTGACACCCAGTCCGTGCGTGCGGCCGCGGGTGTCCCGAAGAGCACGACGGGGCTGGATGCCAACAAGAAGGTGTCGGGCCGCAAGCGGGGGCTGGCTGTGGACGTGCTGGGGCTGGTTGTCGGCGTCGTGGTGCTGGCCGCGTCCGCCCACGACAACACGGCCGGCATAGCCCTGCTCGACCAGGCCGCCGAACGGTGCGGGAACCGGCTGGAGAAGGCCCTGGTGGACCAGGGCTTCAAGGACCAAGTCGTCATCCACGGCGCGTTGATGGACATCGACGTCGAGGTCGTCCGCCGCAACCCCGAAGATCAGAGCAAAGGCTTCGTCCCGCAGCCCAAGCGGTGGATCGTGGAGCAGGTCAACGGCACGTTGATGCTGCACCGGCGCCTGGCTCGTGAGTACGACCACCGCCCCGACACCTCCGCCTCGCGCGTCTACTGGGTCTCCATCGCGAACATGACCCGTCGTCTCACCACACCGAGTCCCACCTGGCGCGACGCCCTTGAGCTGGCCGCGTGA
- a CDS encoding transposase, whose product MHFMVFTETFDADVICRFLDRLAGHFDHKVHLVVDGHSAHRSRQVRAWLADHPDRIELHFLPPYSPELNPDELVNADLKRSLPMHSRARDQVQLATETRTFFHRRQRQPHIVRGYFGGPHVRYTIE is encoded by the coding sequence ATGCACTTCATGGTGTTCACCGAGACCTTCGACGCCGACGTCATATGCCGCTTCCTCGACCGGCTCGCGGGCCACTTCGACCACAAGGTGCACCTCGTCGTGGACGGCCACTCCGCCCACCGCTCCCGCCAGGTCCGCGCCTGGCTCGCCGATCACCCCGACCGCATCGAGCTGCACTTCCTGCCGCCGTACTCGCCGGAGCTGAACCCCGACGAACTGGTCAACGCCGACCTCAAACGCAGCCTGCCGATGCACAGCCGGGCCCGCGACCAAGTCCAACTCGCCACCGAAACCCGCACGTTCTTCCACCGCCGCCAACGCCAGCCACACATCGTCCGCGGATACTTCGGCGGCCCACACGTCCGCTACACCATCGAATAG
- a CDS encoding IS630 family transposase → MAIEVGDARLLSAAAQEVVRLRVVAALESGRVGSYREAAEVFGVSSRSVGTWWRAYRTGGREALAAPVKTGMGRDELVSDQDRAVLFQAMADYTPEDLLIGGPLWTRALVGELIRLVTGVTMTEQGLGKWLRRHGFSPQRPDRRSYRQDQEKVDVWLQRDYPAIAARASAEKAVIVWADQCGLCSDTAPPGRSWAPAGQTPVVRVNGRRFRVNIMSAIASRGSLWFTVFTGKFTAKVFTVFLDRLARQAGRKVHVIADRHPVHRSKTVRAWLEANSDRVELHLMPGYSPELNPDELLNADLKRHVHAARTRSADDLAHETRRFLHRRQKQPRTVRGYFHTHHVRYTIE, encoded by the coding sequence GTGGCGATCGAGGTGGGGGATGCGCGGTTGTTGTCGGCGGCCGCGCAGGAGGTGGTGCGGTTGCGGGTGGTGGCCGCGCTGGAGTCGGGGCGGGTGGGCTCGTACCGCGAGGCGGCCGAGGTGTTCGGTGTCTCGTCGCGGTCGGTGGGTACGTGGTGGCGTGCGTACCGGACTGGGGGCCGGGAGGCGCTGGCCGCCCCGGTGAAGACCGGGATGGGCCGGGACGAGCTGGTCAGTGACCAGGACCGGGCGGTGCTCTTCCAGGCGATGGCCGACTACACCCCCGAGGATCTGCTGATCGGCGGGCCGCTGTGGACCCGGGCCCTGGTCGGCGAGCTGATCCGGCTGGTCACCGGCGTGACGATGACCGAGCAGGGCCTCGGCAAGTGGCTGCGACGCCACGGTTTCTCCCCGCAGCGCCCGGACCGGCGCTCGTACCGGCAGGACCAGGAGAAGGTCGACGTCTGGCTGCAGCGGGACTACCCGGCCATCGCCGCCCGGGCCTCGGCTGAGAAGGCGGTGATCGTGTGGGCCGACCAGTGCGGCCTGTGCTCGGACACCGCCCCGCCCGGCAGGAGCTGGGCTCCAGCCGGCCAGACCCCCGTCGTGCGCGTGAACGGCCGACGGTTCCGGGTGAACATCATGTCCGCCATCGCCTCCCGCGGCTCGCTCTGGTTCACCGTGTTCACCGGCAAGTTCACCGCGAAGGTCTTCACCGTCTTCCTCGACCGCCTGGCCCGCCAAGCCGGCCGCAAGGTCCACGTGATCGCCGACCGGCACCCCGTCCACCGCAGCAAGACCGTCCGCGCCTGGCTGGAGGCCAACAGCGACCGCGTCGAACTGCACCTGATGCCCGGCTACAGTCCCGAACTCAACCCCGACGAGCTCCTGAACGCGGACCTCAAGCGCCACGTCCACGCCGCACGCACCCGCTCGGCGGACGACCTCGCCCACGAGACCCGACGCTTCCTCCACCGCCGCCAGAAACAACCCCGCACCGTCCGCGGCTACTTCCACACCCACCACGTCCGCTACACCATCGAATAG
- a CDS encoding IS3 family transposase (programmed frameshift), with the protein MVMKNYPPQFKVDAVALYQSRPGATIRQVAADLGINPETLRNWVRAAGASRPRGRRAEVPTEPPTPLEAENAALRKKVRELEEEREILRKAAKYFGRGDALVNRFQFVADHQRRYGVKRLCTILGIARSSFYYWRRTAADRAARAAADARLAVGIRAVHRESDGTYGVPRITAELREAGERVNHKRIARVMRSIGLAGVRLRRRHRTTVADPAAAKAPDLIGRDFTASEPNTKYVGDITYLPLDGGKFLYLATVIDLASRRLVGWAIADRMRTDLVTDALAAAEHTRGSLAGAVMHTDHGAQYTSRAFADACRQAGVRQSMSAIGSSADNALAESFNATFKRETLQGRRTWSSEREARLDAFRWLNRYNTRRRHSRLGQRSPIAYETASETTSTTPTPAA; encoded by the exons GTGGTCATGAAGAACTATCCGCCGCAGTTCAAGGTGGACGCGGTCGCGTTGTACCAGTCGCGGCCCGGGGCGACGATCCGGCAGGTCGCTGCCGATCTGGGGATCAATCCCGAGACCTTGCGGAACTGGGTCCGGGCAGCTGGCGCGAGCCGGCCGAGGGGGCGGCGGGCGGAGGTGCCGACCGAGCCGCCGACGCCGTTGGAGGCGGAGAACGCCGCTCTGCGGAAGAAGGTCCGCGAGTTGGAGGAGGAACGCGAGATCCTGCGCAAGGCGGCGAAGTATTTCG GCCGGGGAGACGCGCTGGTGAACCGCTTCCAGTTCGTTGCCGACCACCAGCGCCGCTACGGCGTGAAGCGGCTGTGCACCATCCTCGGCATCGCCCGTTCCAGTTTCTACTACTGGCGTCGGACGGCCGCGGATCGGGCCGCCCGGGCGGCGGCCGACGCTCGCCTCGCCGTCGGGATACGGGCCGTGCACCGTGAGTCGGACGGCACCTATGGCGTCCCCAGGATCACCGCCGAGCTCCGCGAGGCGGGTGAGCGCGTCAACCACAAGCGGATCGCGCGGGTGATGCGCAGCATCGGCCTGGCAGGCGTGCGGCTGCGTCGCAGGCATCGCACCACTGTCGCGGACCCGGCCGCGGCGAAGGCCCCGGACCTCATCGGCCGCGACTTCACGGCAAGCGAGCCGAACACGAAGTACGTCGGCGACATTACCTATCTCCCGCTGGACGGCGGGAAGTTCCTGTATTTGGCCACTGTCATCGACCTCGCCTCACGCCGCCTGGTCGGCTGGGCGATCGCGGACCGCATGCGCACCGACCTCGTCACCGACGCCCTGGCCGCCGCCGAACATACCCGCGGCAGCCTCGCCGGAGCGGTCATGCACACCGACCACGGCGCCCAGTACACCAGCCGAGCCTTCGCCGACGCCTGCCGCCAAGCCGGCGTCCGCCAGTCCATGAGCGCCATCGGCTCCAGCGCGGACAACGCGCTCGCCGAGTCCTTCAACGCAACGTTCAAACGCGAAACACTCCAGGGCCGCAGGACCTGGTCCAGTGAACGCGAGGCTCGCCTCGACGCGTTCCGCTGGCTCAACCGCTACAACACCCGACGCCGTCACTCCCGCCTCGGACAACGCAGCCCGATCGCCTACGAGACAGCCTCCGAAACAACATCAACTACGCCGACACCAGCCGCATAA
- a CDS encoding IS3 family transposase, with protein MHLVVLPRYHAVSLSVQGRNRTQQEQSSLTHTTWCTPSARAAADARLAVRIRAVHRESDGTYGVPRITAELREAGERVNHKRIARVMRSIGLAGVRLRRRHRTTVADPAAAKAPDLIGRDFTASEPNTKYVGDITYLPLDGGKFLYLATVIDLALRRLVGWAIADRMRTDLVTDALAAAEHTRGSLAGAVMHTDHGAQYTSRAFADACRQAGVRQSMSAIGSSADNALAESFNATFKRETLQGRRTWSSEREARLDAFRWLNRYNTRRRHSRLGQRSPIAYETASETTSTTPTPAA; from the coding sequence GTGCATCTCGTCGTCCTGCCTCGATATCACGCTGTGTCACTTTCCGTTCAGGGCAGGAACCGGACTCAACAGGAGCAATCATCGCTCACTCACACAACCTGGTGTACACCCTCCGCCCGGGCGGCGGCCGACGCTCGCCTCGCCGTCCGGATACGGGCCGTGCACCGTGAGTCGGACGGCACCTATGGCGTCCCCAGGATCACCGCCGAGCTCCGCGAGGCGGGTGAGCGCGTCAACCACAAGCGGATCGCGCGTGTGATGCGCAGCATCGGCCTGGCAGGCGTGCGGCTGCGTCGCAGGCATCGCACCACTGTCGCGGACCCGGCCGCGGCGAAGGCCCCGGACCTCATCGGCCGCGACTTCACGGCAAGCGAGCCGAACACGAAGTACGTCGGCGACATTACCTATCTCCCGCTGGACGGTGGGAAGTTCCTGTATTTGGCCACTGTCATCGACCTCGCCTTACGCCGCCTGGTCGGCTGGGCGATCGCGGACCGCATGCGCACCGACCTCGTCACCGACGCCCTGGCCGCCGCCGAACATACCCGCGGCAGCCTCGCCGGAGCGGTCATGCACACCGACCACGGCGCCCAGTACACCAGCCGAGCCTTCGCCGACGCCTGCCGCCAAGCCGGCGTCCGCCAGTCCATGAGCGCCATCGGCTCCAGCGCGGACAACGCGCTCGCCGAGTCCTTCAACGCAACGTTCAAACGCGAAACACTCCAGGGCCGCAGGACCTGGTCCAGTGAACGCGAGGCTCGCCTCGACGCGTTCCGCTGGCTCAACCGCTACAACACCCGACGCCGTCACTCCCGCCTCGGACAACGCAGCCCGATCGCCTACGAGACAGCCTCCGAAACAACATCAACTACGCCGACACCAGCCGCATAA
- a CDS encoding transposase: MSEICKRYDAEFRAGAVRIVRETGKPVAQVARDLGINEGTLATWISREKEAARAGLDPDERAELARLRREIHELRMERDVLKRSVVLWVKEATK; this comes from the coding sequence ATGTCAGAGATATGCAAGAGGTACGACGCGGAGTTCCGGGCCGGGGCCGTTCGGATTGTCCGTGAGACGGGGAAGCCCGTGGCACAGGTCGCGAGGGATCTGGGGATCAACGAGGGCACGCTGGCGACCTGGATCTCCCGGGAGAAGGAGGCCGCCCGGGCTGGCTTGGACCCCGATGAGCGGGCCGAGCTCGCGCGGCTGCGCCGGGAGATTCACGAGCTGCGGATGGAACGTGATGTCCTCAAGCGATCGGTGGTCCTGTGGGTGAAGGAGGCGACGAAGTGA
- a CDS encoding Uma2 family endonuclease gives MSLDYARLRKIADELSKYAQHLEGAWTVEIGAGGPVLTMMSPVNRHERIAGRVRDQINQQIRATHPGWIAETGPEVEDPRLGRLRRPDVLVCDEEALDSDRDCLAPHEVLACIEVVSKSNPSNDYVDKMADYPAMGIGLYMIVDPRDGTITVHDEPYHGKYQSSKPYIFGDKVPFGPWGIDTTAFRRYGKGDE, from the coding sequence GTGAGCCTGGACTATGCGCGGTTGCGGAAGATCGCCGATGAGCTGTCGAAATACGCCCAGCATCTCGAGGGTGCCTGGACGGTGGAGATCGGCGCCGGCGGTCCGGTCTTGACGATGATGAGCCCAGTCAACCGGCACGAGAGAATCGCTGGTCGGGTCCGGGACCAGATTAACCAACAGATCCGCGCCACGCATCCGGGGTGGATTGCGGAAACTGGGCCTGAGGTTGAAGATCCGAGGCTCGGCCGTCTGCGTCGGCCTGACGTTCTGGTGTGTGACGAGGAGGCACTCGACTCTGACCGGGATTGCCTCGCCCCACATGAGGTTCTGGCATGTATTGAGGTGGTGTCGAAGTCTAACCCAAGCAACGATTATGTTGACAAGATGGCCGACTACCCTGCGATGGGCATCGGCCTGTATATGATTGTCGATCCGCGGGACGGCACTATCACGGTCCATGATGAGCCATACCATGGCAAGTACCAGAGCAGCAAGCCCTACATTTTCGGCGACAAGGTCCCCTTCGGTCCATGGGGGATCGACACCACTGCTTTCCGCAGGTACGGCAAGGGCGACGAATGA
- a CDS encoding transposase family protein, which produces MVRYSAMLDVPRPVVEYLSRLLAAHRRAIGTPKGSRALGPFRQAVLILRWFREKRCVHCAAVDAGISQATGYRYLHEGIGVLAGQAPDLHEVLQQCRREGTSHVVLDGTLIECDRLAGARETGTDWWYSAKHKAFGGNIQFLSAPDGTPLWVSDVEPGSVPDITATRHHVLPALYKAAAEGLPTLADKGYQGAGIGVHTPIKRPCGRSEKALHVNNRTYNQLLRGIRALGERTAAELKQRWRALQHVTLSPSRIGAIAQAALTLNNQWK; this is translated from the coding sequence ATGGTTCGCTATTCTGCCATGCTCGACGTGCCACGCCCGGTGGTGGAGTACTTGTCCCGGCTGTTGGCCGCGCACCGCCGTGCGATCGGCACGCCGAAGGGATCGCGGGCACTGGGCCCGTTCCGCCAGGCGGTGTTGATACTGCGCTGGTTCCGGGAGAAGAGGTGTGTGCACTGCGCCGCGGTGGATGCTGGGATCTCGCAAGCCACCGGCTACCGCTACCTTCATGAAGGCATCGGCGTTCTCGCGGGGCAGGCCCCTGACCTGCACGAAGTCCTCCAGCAGTGCCGGCGCGAGGGGACGAGCCATGTGGTCCTGGACGGCACACTGATCGAGTGTGACCGGCTCGCCGGGGCGCGGGAGACGGGGACGGACTGGTGGTACTCAGCCAAGCACAAGGCCTTCGGTGGGAATATCCAGTTCCTCTCTGCCCCCGACGGTACCCCGCTGTGGGTTTCCGACGTCGAGCCCGGCTCCGTTCCAGACATCACCGCCACTCGACACCACGTGCTACCCGCGCTCTACAAGGCGGCCGCCGAAGGCCTGCCGACCCTGGCCGACAAGGGCTACCAAGGCGCCGGCATCGGAGTGCACACCCCCATCAAGCGGCCCTGCGGCCGCTCCGAGAAAGCTCTGCATGTCAACAACCGCACCTACAACCAACTCCTCCGCGGCATCCGAGCACTGGGCGAACGCACCGCCGCTGAACTCAAGCAACGCTGGCGGGCCCTACAGCACGTTACCCTCAGCCCCAGCCGCATCGGCGCCATCGCCCAAGCCGCCCTCACCCTCAACAACCAATGGAAATAA
- a CDS encoding IS256 family transposase, which produces MHRAEAAERVKRVLSPEAIDALIADAKDSGIGLDGRGGLLQQMMKQVIERALQAEMSDHLGYEAGDPAGRGSGNNRNGSYPKTVTTTAGPVELDVPRDRKGEFEPRIVPKGTRRLGQVDEMILSLYARGMTTRDITAHLHEVYGAEVSPALVSKVTDVIADEVQSWQHRPLDECYPILYVDAIRIKVRDNGHVVNKAAHLVIGVDVDGIKNVPGIWLQDNEGAKFWLHVLTQLKHRGLADALVVCCDGLKGLPEAIEAVWPQAVTQTCVVHLIRSALKYVNSTDRKKVAAALKPVYTAVDETAALEALEAVREEWGRQYPGTISVFENAWAQFIPFLDFDQDIRRVIYTTNAIESMNRNLRKLVKTSGHFPSDDAALKMLYLGIRNIEGRHIDGHGTKVPAGRIRGTGTLGWTRAMNQFKIRFGDRLPL; this is translated from the coding sequence ATGCACCGTGCCGAGGCTGCGGAGCGGGTGAAGCGGGTGCTGTCGCCGGAGGCGATCGACGCGCTGATCGCGGACGCGAAGGACTCCGGGATCGGTCTGGACGGCCGGGGCGGTCTGTTGCAGCAGATGATGAAGCAGGTCATCGAGCGGGCCCTGCAGGCCGAGATGAGCGACCACCTCGGCTACGAGGCCGGCGATCCGGCCGGGCGGGGCAGCGGGAACAACCGCAACGGCTCGTACCCGAAGACGGTGACGACCACGGCCGGCCCGGTCGAACTCGACGTGCCGCGAGACCGCAAGGGCGAGTTCGAGCCGCGGATCGTGCCGAAGGGGACCCGCAGGCTGGGGCAGGTCGACGAGATGATCCTGTCGCTCTACGCGCGCGGCATGACGACCCGTGACATCACCGCCCACCTGCACGAGGTCTACGGCGCCGAGGTGTCCCCGGCGCTGGTCTCGAAGGTCACCGACGTCATCGCCGATGAGGTGCAGTCCTGGCAGCACCGGCCGCTGGACGAGTGCTACCCGATCTTGTATGTGGATGCGATCCGGATCAAGGTCCGGGACAACGGACACGTCGTCAACAAGGCCGCCCACCTGGTCATCGGCGTCGACGTGGACGGCATCAAGAACGTCCCGGGCATCTGGCTCCAGGACAACGAAGGTGCCAAGTTCTGGCTGCACGTGCTGACCCAGCTCAAGCACCGAGGCCTGGCCGACGCCCTCGTGGTGTGCTGTGACGGCCTCAAGGGCCTGCCGGAGGCGATCGAGGCCGTCTGGCCCCAGGCGGTCACGCAGACGTGCGTCGTTCACTTGATCAGGTCGGCGCTGAAATACGTGAACTCCACCGACCGCAAGAAGGTCGCCGCCGCCCTCAAGCCCGTCTACACCGCCGTCGACGAGACCGCCGCCCTCGAAGCCCTCGAGGCCGTCCGCGAGGAGTGGGGGCGGCAGTATCCCGGCACGATCAGCGTGTTCGAGAACGCCTGGGCCCAGTTCATCCCGTTCCTCGACTTCGACCAGGACATCCGCCGCGTCATCTACACGACCAATGCGATTGAGTCCATGAACCGCAACCTGCGCAAACTCGTCAAGACCAGCGGGCACTTCCCGTCCGACGACGCCGCCCTGAAGATGCTCTACCTCGGCATCCGCAACATCGAGGGCAGGCACATCGACGGCCACGGAACCAAAGTCCCCGCCGGCCGGATCCGCGGGACCGGGACCCTCGGCTGGACCCGCGCCATGAACCAGTTCAAGATCCGCTTCGGCGACCGGCTCCCCCTCTAA
- a CDS encoding transposase family protein, which produces MLDVPYELVEHVSWLIHARRRELKSPWRRLGCFKQALLVLVHLRKNETFAQVGAGFGVSESTAWRYVDETLEILAAWAPGLREALVGLGEGDFVIVDGTLIPTDRIKADEPYYSQKHKRHGMNVQVVAAPDGTPLWFSRALPGRAHDLTAARAHGIVQACLTREVLVLADRAYQGAGATVRTPYYRHRELPEHYQQFNRVHTRLRAPGERAFARLKSWRILRRARCSTNRISRTVQAIHTLLTCSYSG; this is translated from the coding sequence ATGCTCGATGTCCCGTACGAGCTCGTTGAGCACGTCTCGTGGCTGATCCACGCCCGTCGGCGCGAGCTGAAGTCGCCCTGGCGGAGGCTGGGGTGCTTCAAGCAGGCCCTGCTGGTGCTGGTGCATCTCCGGAAGAACGAGACGTTCGCCCAGGTCGGAGCAGGTTTTGGAGTCTCGGAGTCCACGGCCTGGCGATACGTCGACGAAACCCTCGAGATCCTCGCTGCCTGGGCCCCAGGCCTGCGCGAGGCCCTGGTCGGGCTGGGTGAGGGCGACTTCGTCATCGTTGACGGCACGCTCATCCCCACCGACCGCATCAAGGCGGACGAGCCATACTACTCCCAGAAACACAAGCGGCACGGCATGAATGTCCAGGTCGTCGCGGCACCGGACGGGACCCCGCTGTGGTTTTCCCGCGCGCTGCCGGGGCGGGCGCACGATCTGACCGCTGCCCGGGCCCACGGCATCGTCCAGGCCTGCCTGACCAGGGAAGTCCTGGTCCTGGCCGACCGGGCCTACCAGGGGGCCGGCGCCACCGTGCGCACTCCGTACTACAGACACCGCGAACTCCCCGAGCACTACCAGCAGTTCAACCGCGTCCACACGCGACTCCGAGCGCCGGGCGAACGGGCCTTCGCCCGGCTGAAGTCCTGGCGGATCCTCCGCCGGGCCCGATGCTCCACCAACCGCATCAGCCGCACCGTACAGGCCATCCACACCCTTCTCACCTGCAGCTATTCAGGATGA
- a CDS encoding IS630 family transposase has protein sequence MGRRPSVFVRPVAVDEGRKLQRISRSARDPVKLRRAIVVLMSAQGQTVKDITTLMQVGEDYVREVIHAFNERGFDALDPKWSGGRPKTISDEVREHICLIARTSPTDWKITAFSTWSLAKLAEHLVRQNVTTSISRETLRRILREGKVSWKTTTTWKASTDPEFIAKMHRVLALYDTPPTDGRVICVDEFGPLNLMPRKGKAWGPARRPRRLRATYRRTSGVRHMLAALDLATGKLYYRIRPRKRWREFLGLLKALRARWPGQKFYVVLDNFSPHKHTEVRTWAADNGIELVFLPTYGSWLNWIEAEFAALRYFALNGTDHRSHDEQNAAIGAYVRWRNTHTKPKTHFAPDSTIRTWTHYPAKTA, from the coding sequence GTGGGACGTCGACCGAGTGTGTTCGTCCGGCCGGTCGCAGTGGACGAGGGCCGGAAGCTGCAGCGGATCAGCCGGAGCGCGAGGGACCCGGTGAAACTCCGCCGGGCGATCGTGGTCCTCATGTCCGCCCAGGGCCAGACGGTCAAGGACATCACGACATTGATGCAGGTCGGAGAGGACTACGTTCGCGAGGTCATCCACGCCTTCAACGAGCGGGGGTTTGACGCGCTGGACCCAAAATGGAGCGGGGGACGCCCCAAGACGATCAGCGATGAGGTGCGTGAGCACATCTGCCTGATCGCCCGGACGTCCCCCACCGACTGGAAGATCACCGCGTTCTCCACCTGGAGCCTTGCCAAGCTCGCCGAGCATCTGGTCAGGCAGAACGTCACCACGTCCATCAGCCGAGAGACCCTGCGTCGGATCCTGCGCGAGGGCAAGGTCTCCTGGAAGACCACCACGACCTGGAAGGCGTCCACCGACCCGGAGTTCATCGCCAAGATGCACCGCGTCCTGGCGTTGTACGACACCCCACCCACCGACGGGCGGGTGATATGCGTCGACGAGTTCGGGCCGCTGAACCTGATGCCCCGCAAGGGCAAGGCATGGGGGCCTGCCAGACGCCCGCGTCGGCTGCGGGCCACCTACCGCCGCACAAGCGGAGTGCGGCACATGCTGGCCGCCCTCGATCTGGCCACCGGCAAGCTGTACTACCGCATCCGCCCGCGCAAGCGGTGGCGAGAGTTCCTCGGCCTCCTCAAGGCCCTGCGCGCCCGCTGGCCCGGTCAGAAGTTCTACGTGGTGCTGGACAACTTCTCCCCGCACAAACACACCGAGGTCCGCACCTGGGCGGCCGACAACGGCATCGAGCTGGTCTTCCTGCCGACCTACGGCTCCTGGCTGAACTGGATCGAGGCCGAGTTCGCAGCCCTGCGCTACTTCGCGCTCAACGGCACCGACCACCGCAGCCACGACGAGCAGAACGCCGCCATCGGAGCCTACGTCCGCTGGCGCAACACTCACACGAAACCGAAGACACACTTCGCCCCAGACTCAACGATCCGAACATGGACTCATTACCCCGCCAAGACAGCGTGA